One genomic segment of Bombus vancouverensis nearcticus chromosome 11, iyBomVanc1_principal, whole genome shotgun sequence includes these proteins:
- the atos gene encoding atos homolog atossa isoform X2: MHCLGAVTGGIPSPNGVGGRGGILSVFRALGVLVCEGRIQGPPRGYKEGPHCAAPMQSVPNDHVCEEDNYLCDRYLVLVREIADRIAIGSFLSIEVVLCSNCPCGLAKSTCKNPICTVPSLSISPWQQASEMLLEYWCVCVVPSKSPETMNFYGLYQAVRSRLHFSQVAAWWSRSNGVDPSYIVTRVVPYNEENLRKFRESPVEHTFPLAGQGDGNSIKVTVWALPRMEEVPILTCPLHPIKEKDEEGVARALTPTKAIPVPSAAQNPEALVLPALVDDRLQTPCNKPGKHHCPCDEEDVPPPPPAIPRQNRERKRRRSLPCGPTDANSCVTVQPMPLPSVQEAVTQESKKDSQSSSYPKCSAKISINRGIKLVQGQNCKFEENSIRNRKNLNSDNLERCFKTQLSIDGRDGNTEKRYKRTIDDRDAKSLSNSKDKQCNLEKKQKEREIKSEKNGIFENLIPFNSSLPWSFVESWNNSNANGKCAFQSLRGNKETYFNDSERIYKAPVSKDSSLVINPFRQPSPFHESNPGPSTNNRLKQDSLNSTCMVHQSCVKSSCKLSNSGAVSSGREALDTDSDRGVNNKGRSRKDLSQLISKLSFPDDKDRTKEEGGFLDWFTKVPGRVLGVTPNISYIENKVKATNLKSQEQHGNETRFKNCNLELSQQEFDEVLAVLRTRTPTERKRTSVRTVKRREKPEKAVEDGTTKLVTKCGNVESNECSTNNLVNRAKSCESCNHKLCRKNDQQALEKTNFAEIYGNKNIYNPQKREKLDGDESNENLQAIKCNNSEKRKNDTVDCLQNVSNKADILLGAILRTSKDRGNQSEVPCGTKSRSTLAMTTNEMENNRNNVANEKYQEQKLSMEDEKSLPMAFNKRFNRFRQLFKKEHEKKLTSTEDNPQDAIQQIGQRSFMYNNVQPSLHDPKNFRDSKAKRRINFSNITEETEKRDASPDPSELSTNGAHQNSRIYSTNYKKDSCDYDEVETSKWQNRLHSTNDEDSITEHEEEEEEDETVSKLCKDSVPSVGKKNRNYSLGKDNAITEEDETVDKAVPTAIEQERFRRSLENAASMVFHSRTGLPLTSSPAPLRRGSCCFDYDSSLNTVSSKRSALFELNTPPSPGAVSLEEADRETENLGEGEETPKRRSTSRSRPQSHALLGSFEESALNGRLEPVSTVHGFTAELGASGSFCPKHRKLPVTVFFYTLGDNDKVSTPYLAHINLGKKGYQVPRSGTIQVTLLNPLGTVVKMFVVLYDLSDMPPRSHTFLRQRTLRDKTLRYLVHLRFMSGKSGRIYLHTDIRMIICRKSDVDTASDFGSEPPKELRSYIHGPTNPKFSPRC; this comes from the exons ATGCACTGCCTAGGTGCGGTGACAGGAGGCATTCCCAGCCCAAATGGGGTTGGCGGTCGGGGTGGCATTCTTAGCGTGTTCCGAGCCCTTGGAGTCCTGGTGTGCGAAGGGAGGATTCAGGGCCCTCCACGTGGCTACAAAGAGGGCCCACATTGTGCAGCGCCTATGCAGTCGGTGCCTAATGACCACGTGTGCGAAGAAGATAATTACTTG TGCGATCGATATCTTGTACTGGTTCGAGAGATCGCCGATCGTATTGCAATTGGTTCGTTCCTGTCCATCGAAGTGGTGTTGTGCAGCAACTGTCCATGCGGTTTGGCCAAATCTACGTGCAAGAACCCGATCTGCACTGTGCCGTCCTTATCAATCTCACCATGGCAACAAGCGTCGGAGATGCTGCTGGAGTATTGGTGTGTTTGTGTCGTTCCCAGCAA GAGCCCAGAGACGATGAACTTCTACGGTTTATATCAGGCAGTCCGTTCACGACTTCACTTCAGCCAAGTCGCTGCATGGTGGTCCAGGAGCAACGGTGTCGATCCCAGTTACATCGTGACGAGGGTGGTGCCATATAACGAAGAAAATCTGAGAAAGTTCCGGGAATCACCCGTGGAGCACACGTTCCCCTTAGCTGGCCAGGGAGATGGAAATTCTATAAAA GTCACCGTGTGGGCACTGCCGAGGATGGAAGAGGTACCGATTCTCACCTGTCCGTTGCATCCGATCAAAGAGAAAGACGAGGAGGGTGTAGCGAGGGCTTTGACACCTACCAAGGCTATCCCGGTTCCGAGCGCTGCGCAAAATCCCGAAGCCCTTGTCTTGCCTG CTCTGGTGGACGACAGACTGCAAACACCTTGCAACAAGCCCGGCAAACATCATTGTCCCTGCGACGAGGAGGACGTTCCACCGCCACCGCCAGCGATTCCACGACAGAACCGCGAGAGAAAGCGTCGTCGATCTCTTCCGTGTGGTCCAACAGACGCAAATTCCTGCGTTACGGTTCAACCGATGCCTCTTCCCTCGGTACAGGAAGCTGTAACGCAAGAATCGAAGAAAGACAGTCAAAGCTCCAGCTACCCGAAATGTTCCGCCAAGATCTCGATCAATCGCGGTATTAAACTTGTGCAAGGGCAGAACTGCAAATTCGAGGAGAACAGTATCAGGAATAGGAAGAACCTAAACTCAGATAATCTGGAGCGGTGTTTTAAGACGCAGCTGAGCATCGACGGGCGAGATGGGAACACTGAGAAACGGTACAAACGAACGATCGACGATCGTGACGCAAAATCGTTGTCGAATTCTAAAGATAAACAATGCAATTTAGAGAAGAAGCAGAAAGAACGAGAGATAAAGTCGGAGAAGAATGGGATATTTGAGAATCTGATACCGTTCAATTCGTCGCTGCCGTGGTCATTTGTTGAGTCTTGGAATAATAGTAACGCAAATGGCAAGTGCGCTTTTCAGAGCTTACGCGGAAACAAGGAAACTTATTTCAACGACTCTGAGAGAATCTACAAAGCGCCAGTCAGTAAGGATTCGAGTCTCGTGATCAATCCCTTTAGGCAACCCAGTCCTTTCCACGAATCAAATCCAGGTCCATCGACGAATAATCGTTTAAAACAGGATTCCTTAAACTCCACTTGCATGGTGCATCAAAGCTGTGTCAAGTCGTCGTGCAAGTTATCGAATTCTGGAGCGGTATCGTCTGGACGAGAAGCTTTGGACACGGACTCGGACAGGGGCGTCAATAACAAAGGGAGATCCAGAAAGGATTTGAGTCAATTAATATCCAAGCTATCGTTTCCTGATGATAAAGACAGAACAAAAGAGGAAGGAGGCTTCTTGGATTGGTTCACCAAGGTTCCTGGACGAGTTCTCGGAGTCACGCCAAACATCAGCTACATAGAGAATAAAGTGAAAGCTACGAATTTGAAGAGTCAGGAGCAACACGGAAACGAAACGAGATTTAAAAATTGCAATCTGGAGTTGAGCCAGCAAGAATTCGACGAAGTTCTGGCTGTTTTAAGAACTAGAACACCGACTGAACGCAAGAGGACAAGTGTCAGGACGGTAAAGAGACGAGAGAAGCCGGAGAAAGCAGTAGAAGATGGAACGACTAAGCTGGTAACGAAGTGCGGGAATGTGGAGAGTAACGAATGTTCGACAAATAATTTGGTGAACCGTGCCAAGTCCTGCGAAAGTTGCAATCACAAGTTATGTAGGAAAAACGACCAACAAGCTTTAGAGAAGACCAATTTCGCTGAGATCTATGGCAATAAGAACATTTACAATCCCCAGAAACGCGAGAAGCTGGATGGCGATGAATCGAACGAGAATCTACAGGCGATCAAATGCAATAATTCCGAGAAGAGGAAGAACGACACTGTGGACTGTCTGCAGAACGTGTCGAACAAAGCAGATATATTATTGGGAGCAATTTTGCGAACCAGCAAAGACCGAGGGAACCAGTCGGAGGTTCCTTGTGGGACCAAATCGAGGTCCACGTTGGCAATGACCACCAACGAAATGGAAAACAATCGAAATAACGTGGCCAACGAGAAGTATCAGGAACAGAAACTGTCAATGGAGGATGAGAAGTCTCTGCCAATGGCGTTCAACAAGAGATTTAATCGGTTCCGGCAGCTTTTCAAGAAGGAGCACGAGAAGAAATTAACTTCGACAGAGGATAATCCGCAGGATGCGATCCAACAGATCGGTCAACGTTCGTTCATGTACAACAACGTCCAACCAAGCCTACACGATCCAAAGAACTTCAGGGATAGCAAAGCAAAGAGAAGGATAAATTTCTCGAACATTACCGAAGAAACGGAGAAGCGTGACGCGAGCCCCGATCCTTCAGAGCTTAGTACAAATGGCGCACATCAAAACTCACGTATCTATAGTACAAATTACAAGAAGGATAGCTGCGACTACGACGAAGTCGAGACGTCCAAATGGCAAAATAGACTGCATAGTACAAACGACGAAGATAGCATAACCGAGcacgaggaggaagaggaggaagatGAAACTGTATCGAAGCTTTGCAAAGATTCTGTTCCGAGTGTCGGGAAGAAGAATCGAAATTATAGTCTTGGTAAAGACAACGCCATCACGGAGGAGGACGAAACAGTGGATAAAGCGGTACCGACCGCCATCGAACAAGAAAGATTTCGACGATCCTTGGAAAACGCAGCTTCGATGGTGTTCCATAGTAGAACCGGTTTACCATTGACATCTAGTCCAGCTCCATTGAGAAGAGGCAGCTGTTGTTTCGATTACGATAGTAGTCTGAACACCGTCTCCTCAAAAAGAAG TGCTCTGTTCGAGTTGAACACTCCGCCAAGTCCAGGTGCAGTGTCTTTGGAAGAAGCAGACAGAGAGACGGAGAATCTCGGGGAAGGAGAGGAGACACCAAAAAGACGTTCAACTTCTCGCAGTAGACCGCAGAGTCATGCTCTTCTAGGCAGCTTCGAGGAATCAGCTTTAAATGGTAGACTCGAACCTGTGTCCACCGTTCACGGTTTCACGGCGGAATTAGGTGCCAGCGGTTCGTTCTGTCCGAAACATCGAAAGCTTCCAGTCACTGTGTTCTTCTATACGCTCGGTGACAATGATAAAGTTTCTACGCCCTATCTC GCACATATTAATTTGGGCAAAAAGGGCTACCAAGTACCAAGAAGCGGTACTATTCAAGTAACACTTCTCAATCCTTTGGGTACAGTCGTTAAGATGTTCGTAGTACTATACGATCTTTCTGATATGCCACCACGATCTCATACTTTTTTACGTCAGAGAACACTACGGGATAAAACACTACGCTACCTCGTACATCTTAG atTTATGTCCGGTAAGTCTGGCCGGATTTATCTGCATACGGACATTCGTATGATCATTTGTCGCAAGTCCGACGTTGACACGGCGTCGGATTTTGGGTCAGAGCCACCAAAGGAACTGCGAAGCTACATCCATGGTCCTACCAACCCGAAATTTTCGCCAAGGTGCTGA
- the atos gene encoding atos homolog atossa isoform X1, with amino-acid sequence MSTILLQCVGNCFQRRRMRTGMHCLGAVTGGIPSPNGVGGRGGILSVFRALGVLVCEGRIQGPPRGYKEGPHCAAPMQSVPNDHVCEEDNYLCDRYLVLVREIADRIAIGSFLSIEVVLCSNCPCGLAKSTCKNPICTVPSLSISPWQQASEMLLEYWCVCVVPSKSPETMNFYGLYQAVRSRLHFSQVAAWWSRSNGVDPSYIVTRVVPYNEENLRKFRESPVEHTFPLAGQGDGNSIKVTVWALPRMEEVPILTCPLHPIKEKDEEGVARALTPTKAIPVPSAAQNPEALVLPALVDDRLQTPCNKPGKHHCPCDEEDVPPPPPAIPRQNRERKRRRSLPCGPTDANSCVTVQPMPLPSVQEAVTQESKKDSQSSSYPKCSAKISINRGIKLVQGQNCKFEENSIRNRKNLNSDNLERCFKTQLSIDGRDGNTEKRYKRTIDDRDAKSLSNSKDKQCNLEKKQKEREIKSEKNGIFENLIPFNSSLPWSFVESWNNSNANGKCAFQSLRGNKETYFNDSERIYKAPVSKDSSLVINPFRQPSPFHESNPGPSTNNRLKQDSLNSTCMVHQSCVKSSCKLSNSGAVSSGREALDTDSDRGVNNKGRSRKDLSQLISKLSFPDDKDRTKEEGGFLDWFTKVPGRVLGVTPNISYIENKVKATNLKSQEQHGNETRFKNCNLELSQQEFDEVLAVLRTRTPTERKRTSVRTVKRREKPEKAVEDGTTKLVTKCGNVESNECSTNNLVNRAKSCESCNHKLCRKNDQQALEKTNFAEIYGNKNIYNPQKREKLDGDESNENLQAIKCNNSEKRKNDTVDCLQNVSNKADILLGAILRTSKDRGNQSEVPCGTKSRSTLAMTTNEMENNRNNVANEKYQEQKLSMEDEKSLPMAFNKRFNRFRQLFKKEHEKKLTSTEDNPQDAIQQIGQRSFMYNNVQPSLHDPKNFRDSKAKRRINFSNITEETEKRDASPDPSELSTNGAHQNSRIYSTNYKKDSCDYDEVETSKWQNRLHSTNDEDSITEHEEEEEEDETVSKLCKDSVPSVGKKNRNYSLGKDNAITEEDETVDKAVPTAIEQERFRRSLENAASMVFHSRTGLPLTSSPAPLRRGSCCFDYDSSLNTVSSKRSALFELNTPPSPGAVSLEEADRETENLGEGEETPKRRSTSRSRPQSHALLGSFEESALNGRLEPVSTVHGFTAELGASGSFCPKHRKLPVTVFFYTLGDNDKVSTPYLAHINLGKKGYQVPRSGTIQVTLLNPLGTVVKMFVVLYDLSDMPPRSHTFLRQRTLRDKTLRYLVHLRFMSGKSGRIYLHTDIRMIICRKSDVDTASDFGSEPPKELRSYIHGPTNPKFSPRC; translated from the exons ATGTCCACGATCCTATTACAGTGCGTTGGAAATTGCTTCCAGAGAAGGAGAATGCGCACAG GTATGCACTGCCTAGGTGCGGTGACAGGAGGCATTCCCAGCCCAAATGGGGTTGGCGGTCGGGGTGGCATTCTTAGCGTGTTCCGAGCCCTTGGAGTCCTGGTGTGCGAAGGGAGGATTCAGGGCCCTCCACGTGGCTACAAAGAGGGCCCACATTGTGCAGCGCCTATGCAGTCGGTGCCTAATGACCACGTGTGCGAAGAAGATAATTACTTG TGCGATCGATATCTTGTACTGGTTCGAGAGATCGCCGATCGTATTGCAATTGGTTCGTTCCTGTCCATCGAAGTGGTGTTGTGCAGCAACTGTCCATGCGGTTTGGCCAAATCTACGTGCAAGAACCCGATCTGCACTGTGCCGTCCTTATCAATCTCACCATGGCAACAAGCGTCGGAGATGCTGCTGGAGTATTGGTGTGTTTGTGTCGTTCCCAGCAA GAGCCCAGAGACGATGAACTTCTACGGTTTATATCAGGCAGTCCGTTCACGACTTCACTTCAGCCAAGTCGCTGCATGGTGGTCCAGGAGCAACGGTGTCGATCCCAGTTACATCGTGACGAGGGTGGTGCCATATAACGAAGAAAATCTGAGAAAGTTCCGGGAATCACCCGTGGAGCACACGTTCCCCTTAGCTGGCCAGGGAGATGGAAATTCTATAAAA GTCACCGTGTGGGCACTGCCGAGGATGGAAGAGGTACCGATTCTCACCTGTCCGTTGCATCCGATCAAAGAGAAAGACGAGGAGGGTGTAGCGAGGGCTTTGACACCTACCAAGGCTATCCCGGTTCCGAGCGCTGCGCAAAATCCCGAAGCCCTTGTCTTGCCTG CTCTGGTGGACGACAGACTGCAAACACCTTGCAACAAGCCCGGCAAACATCATTGTCCCTGCGACGAGGAGGACGTTCCACCGCCACCGCCAGCGATTCCACGACAGAACCGCGAGAGAAAGCGTCGTCGATCTCTTCCGTGTGGTCCAACAGACGCAAATTCCTGCGTTACGGTTCAACCGATGCCTCTTCCCTCGGTACAGGAAGCTGTAACGCAAGAATCGAAGAAAGACAGTCAAAGCTCCAGCTACCCGAAATGTTCCGCCAAGATCTCGATCAATCGCGGTATTAAACTTGTGCAAGGGCAGAACTGCAAATTCGAGGAGAACAGTATCAGGAATAGGAAGAACCTAAACTCAGATAATCTGGAGCGGTGTTTTAAGACGCAGCTGAGCATCGACGGGCGAGATGGGAACACTGAGAAACGGTACAAACGAACGATCGACGATCGTGACGCAAAATCGTTGTCGAATTCTAAAGATAAACAATGCAATTTAGAGAAGAAGCAGAAAGAACGAGAGATAAAGTCGGAGAAGAATGGGATATTTGAGAATCTGATACCGTTCAATTCGTCGCTGCCGTGGTCATTTGTTGAGTCTTGGAATAATAGTAACGCAAATGGCAAGTGCGCTTTTCAGAGCTTACGCGGAAACAAGGAAACTTATTTCAACGACTCTGAGAGAATCTACAAAGCGCCAGTCAGTAAGGATTCGAGTCTCGTGATCAATCCCTTTAGGCAACCCAGTCCTTTCCACGAATCAAATCCAGGTCCATCGACGAATAATCGTTTAAAACAGGATTCCTTAAACTCCACTTGCATGGTGCATCAAAGCTGTGTCAAGTCGTCGTGCAAGTTATCGAATTCTGGAGCGGTATCGTCTGGACGAGAAGCTTTGGACACGGACTCGGACAGGGGCGTCAATAACAAAGGGAGATCCAGAAAGGATTTGAGTCAATTAATATCCAAGCTATCGTTTCCTGATGATAAAGACAGAACAAAAGAGGAAGGAGGCTTCTTGGATTGGTTCACCAAGGTTCCTGGACGAGTTCTCGGAGTCACGCCAAACATCAGCTACATAGAGAATAAAGTGAAAGCTACGAATTTGAAGAGTCAGGAGCAACACGGAAACGAAACGAGATTTAAAAATTGCAATCTGGAGTTGAGCCAGCAAGAATTCGACGAAGTTCTGGCTGTTTTAAGAACTAGAACACCGACTGAACGCAAGAGGACAAGTGTCAGGACGGTAAAGAGACGAGAGAAGCCGGAGAAAGCAGTAGAAGATGGAACGACTAAGCTGGTAACGAAGTGCGGGAATGTGGAGAGTAACGAATGTTCGACAAATAATTTGGTGAACCGTGCCAAGTCCTGCGAAAGTTGCAATCACAAGTTATGTAGGAAAAACGACCAACAAGCTTTAGAGAAGACCAATTTCGCTGAGATCTATGGCAATAAGAACATTTACAATCCCCAGAAACGCGAGAAGCTGGATGGCGATGAATCGAACGAGAATCTACAGGCGATCAAATGCAATAATTCCGAGAAGAGGAAGAACGACACTGTGGACTGTCTGCAGAACGTGTCGAACAAAGCAGATATATTATTGGGAGCAATTTTGCGAACCAGCAAAGACCGAGGGAACCAGTCGGAGGTTCCTTGTGGGACCAAATCGAGGTCCACGTTGGCAATGACCACCAACGAAATGGAAAACAATCGAAATAACGTGGCCAACGAGAAGTATCAGGAACAGAAACTGTCAATGGAGGATGAGAAGTCTCTGCCAATGGCGTTCAACAAGAGATTTAATCGGTTCCGGCAGCTTTTCAAGAAGGAGCACGAGAAGAAATTAACTTCGACAGAGGATAATCCGCAGGATGCGATCCAACAGATCGGTCAACGTTCGTTCATGTACAACAACGTCCAACCAAGCCTACACGATCCAAAGAACTTCAGGGATAGCAAAGCAAAGAGAAGGATAAATTTCTCGAACATTACCGAAGAAACGGAGAAGCGTGACGCGAGCCCCGATCCTTCAGAGCTTAGTACAAATGGCGCACATCAAAACTCACGTATCTATAGTACAAATTACAAGAAGGATAGCTGCGACTACGACGAAGTCGAGACGTCCAAATGGCAAAATAGACTGCATAGTACAAACGACGAAGATAGCATAACCGAGcacgaggaggaagaggaggaagatGAAACTGTATCGAAGCTTTGCAAAGATTCTGTTCCGAGTGTCGGGAAGAAGAATCGAAATTATAGTCTTGGTAAAGACAACGCCATCACGGAGGAGGACGAAACAGTGGATAAAGCGGTACCGACCGCCATCGAACAAGAAAGATTTCGACGATCCTTGGAAAACGCAGCTTCGATGGTGTTCCATAGTAGAACCGGTTTACCATTGACATCTAGTCCAGCTCCATTGAGAAGAGGCAGCTGTTGTTTCGATTACGATAGTAGTCTGAACACCGTCTCCTCAAAAAGAAG TGCTCTGTTCGAGTTGAACACTCCGCCAAGTCCAGGTGCAGTGTCTTTGGAAGAAGCAGACAGAGAGACGGAGAATCTCGGGGAAGGAGAGGAGACACCAAAAAGACGTTCAACTTCTCGCAGTAGACCGCAGAGTCATGCTCTTCTAGGCAGCTTCGAGGAATCAGCTTTAAATGGTAGACTCGAACCTGTGTCCACCGTTCACGGTTTCACGGCGGAATTAGGTGCCAGCGGTTCGTTCTGTCCGAAACATCGAAAGCTTCCAGTCACTGTGTTCTTCTATACGCTCGGTGACAATGATAAAGTTTCTACGCCCTATCTC GCACATATTAATTTGGGCAAAAAGGGCTACCAAGTACCAAGAAGCGGTACTATTCAAGTAACACTTCTCAATCCTTTGGGTACAGTCGTTAAGATGTTCGTAGTACTATACGATCTTTCTGATATGCCACCACGATCTCATACTTTTTTACGTCAGAGAACACTACGGGATAAAACACTACGCTACCTCGTACATCTTAG atTTATGTCCGGTAAGTCTGGCCGGATTTATCTGCATACGGACATTCGTATGATCATTTGTCGCAAGTCCGACGTTGACACGGCGTCGGATTTTGGGTCAGAGCCACCAAAGGAACTGCGAAGCTACATCCATGGTCCTACCAACCCGAAATTTTCGCCAAGGTGCTGA